A genomic region of Catalinimonas niigatensis contains the following coding sequences:
- a CDS encoding IS630 family transposase: MFRVGYSTHEQEEPSEVFKKIGYRWKRFRRWIKKKPSEAEKKRKTAEIKALLVLAGKELVDVYFVDEAGFSLTPYVPYGWQKIGDQVGIPTKKKQVANVLGLLNPLNKHLITYTAKDKEMINTEFMITRLDDLAEKIDKETMIVLDNAPWHRSKNFFGKLHQWQQQGLYVFHLPAYSPHMNLIETLWRKIKYEWLRPKDYNSKTALKRRLKEIFTSFANQSGKEIFDVNFSFNQFDLYTN, translated from the coding sequence ATATTCAGAGTTGGATATAGCACCCATGAGCAAGAGGAGCCTTCAGAGGTTTTTAAAAAAATTGGCTACCGCTGGAAGAGATTCAGAAGATGGATAAAGAAGAAGCCGTCAGAGGCTGAAAAGAAGCGCAAAACAGCAGAAATAAAGGCATTGCTTGTGCTAGCGGGAAAGGAGTTGGTAGATGTGTATTTTGTAGACGAAGCAGGTTTTAGTCTTACCCCATATGTTCCTTATGGGTGGCAGAAGATAGGTGATCAGGTGGGTATCCCTACTAAAAAGAAGCAGGTAGCTAATGTACTGGGCTTGCTTAACCCGCTCAACAAACACCTAATAACCTATACTGCCAAAGATAAAGAGATGATCAATACTGAATTTATGATTACAAGACTTGATGATCTTGCAGAGAAAATAGACAAAGAAACAATGATTGTGCTTGATAATGCCCCCTGGCATAGGAGCAAAAATTTCTTTGGAAAGTTGCACCAATGGCAGCAGCAGGGCTTGTATGTTTTTCATTTGCCTGCTTACAGTCCTCATATGAACCTCATTGAAACACTATGGAGAAAAATTAAGTACGAATGGCTCAGACCTAAAGATTACAATTCAAAAACAGCACTGAAAAGAAGGCTCAAGGAAATATTCACCAGCTTTGCCAATCAGTCAGGAAAAGAAATATTTGATGTCAACTTCTCTTTTAATCAATTTGATTTATACACTAATTAA
- a CDS encoding helix-turn-helix domain-containing protein: MSRKKRFVEALTDMEQYTLEQGFKYGPAPDFRQRCQILLLSYKGYEVKQIINMLDVSPHTVYSAMKSWREEGLGGLIRKKGQGRKATLQANNAQHVEVTHKAVEKHAQNSRQILEELYSELDIAPMSKRSLQRFLKKLATAGRDSEDG; encoded by the coding sequence ATGAGTAGGAAGAAGAGATTTGTAGAGGCATTAACAGATATGGAGCAGTACACACTGGAACAAGGCTTTAAGTACGGTCCTGCACCCGATTTTCGTCAGCGTTGTCAAATTTTGCTGTTGAGTTACAAAGGATATGAGGTTAAGCAAATCATAAACATGCTGGATGTATCTCCGCACACTGTGTATAGTGCGATGAAATCCTGGCGAGAAGAAGGCCTTGGTGGCCTGATCAGGAAAAAGGGGCAGGGCAGAAAAGCCACTTTACAGGCAAATAATGCTCAGCATGTGGAAGTTACGCATAAAGCAGTGGAGAAACATGCTCAGAACAGTAGGCAAATTTTAGAGGAGCTATATTCAGAGTTGGATATAGCACCCATGAGCAAGAGGAGCCTTCAGAGGTTTTTAAAAAAATTGGCTACCGCTGGAAGAGATTCAGAAGATGGATAA
- a CDS encoding sialidase family protein — translation MPRILLSFLLLGYVAVYAQHKTQEGIEYLSLFDSSSQENVSCYRIPALVTAANGDLIAAIDERVPSCGDLKFSNDINIVIRRSQDGGKHWSAIETVVDYPLGQSASDPSMIVDHVSGEIFMFFNYMDLEQEKDVYYLKVIRSKDDGKSWSTPEDITSQITKPEWHHDFKFITSGRGIQTSSGKLLHTLVHLEKGVFLFGSDDHGKSWFLIDSPIQPADESKVIELTDGRWMVNSRVNGPGLRYVHISSDEGKSWNTEIDSTLIDPGCNASIIRYTSVKEGSDKNRLLFSNANAKEDRKNMTVRLSYDEGKSWTAGKTIYSGSAAYSSMSVLPDGDIVLFFEKDNYQDNVVVRFSLEWLTDGNDKYVKPLSK, via the coding sequence ATGCCAAGAATACTTCTTTCCTTCTTACTCCTGGGATATGTTGCTGTTTATGCACAGCATAAAACACAGGAGGGAATTGAATACCTGAGTCTATTTGACAGCAGCAGCCAAGAAAATGTATCCTGTTACAGAATACCGGCCCTGGTTACAGCAGCCAACGGTGACCTCATTGCCGCAATTGATGAACGGGTACCTTCCTGTGGTGACTTAAAATTTAGTAATGATATCAACATCGTCATCCGGCGCAGTCAGGATGGCGGTAAGCATTGGTCAGCTATTGAAACTGTGGTGGATTATCCTTTGGGCCAATCCGCCTCAGATCCCTCCATGATCGTAGATCACGTAAGTGGTGAAATTTTTATGTTCTTTAACTATATGGACCTGGAGCAGGAAAAAGATGTGTACTACTTAAAAGTAATACGCAGTAAGGATGATGGAAAAAGCTGGAGCACACCGGAGGATATCACCTCGCAAATTACAAAACCCGAATGGCATCACGACTTTAAGTTTATTACTTCCGGACGTGGCATACAGACTTCCTCAGGCAAATTATTGCACACCCTCGTGCATCTGGAAAAAGGAGTCTTTCTTTTTGGAAGTGATGATCATGGCAAAAGCTGGTTTTTGATAGATTCGCCCATACAACCAGCGGATGAATCTAAAGTCATAGAGTTAACTGATGGCCGATGGATGGTCAATAGCCGGGTTAATGGACCTGGCTTGCGGTATGTACATATTTCATCTGATGAAGGAAAAAGCTGGAATACAGAGATTGATTCTACCCTGATTGATCCGGGTTGCAATGCCAGCATCATTCGTTATACTTCGGTAAAAGAAGGGTCGGATAAAAACCGTTTGCTTTTCTCTAACGCCAATGCAAAGGAAGATAGAAAAAACATGACAGTAAGACTTAGCTATGACGAGGGGAAAAGCTGGACCGCAGGGAAAACGATTTACAGTGGTAGTGCTGCCTATTCATCCATGAGTGTACTTCCTGATGGAGACATTGTATTGTTTTTTGAGAAAGACAACTATCAGGATAATGTCGTCGTCCGCTTTAGTCTGGAATGGCTTACTGATGGGAATGATAAATACGTGAAGCCTTTATCTAAATAG
- a CDS encoding cation:proton antiporter: MILVYLLDTTLPLTNPVLKFLLILIIILFAPILLNKLKIPHLLGLIIAGAVVGPNGFNLMERDSSIILSGTAGLLYIMFLAGLEIDLADFQKNSRKSIVFGSYTFIIPMVLGILTGLYVLDFSVPTSVLLASMFASHTLIAYPLVSKFGVAKNKAVNITVGGTMITDTLALLVLAVIVGMSAGEVNNAFWLRLGLSVLVFGCIVIFLFPIIGRWFFKNFDDNVSQYIFVLVMVFLGAFLAEAAGIEAIIGAFLAGLALNRLIPRTSPLMNRVEFVGNAIFIPFFLIGVGMLIDYKIFFQGFETIKVALVMTVVATLSKFLAAWLTQKTFRFSVDERRLIFGLSNAQAAATLAAVLIGYNIILGESASGEPIRLLNESVLNGTILMILITCTIASFEAQKGAQNIALQEASESIDNEEEIEERILIPIRNASTIDELINLSITVKSKKNKEGLYALSVIDNNNSDSAADKNAQKILHQASVIASATDNKLHTLLRYDLNIGNGITSVVREHKITDLILGLHAKTGISDSFLGNLTEGILSKCNTTTLIYKSVQPLSTIKRHLIIVPDKAEKEIGFPFWLVKVWNIGRNTGARLVFYATENTLKYIKEVQDKHPVSADFNVFNDWSEFLILSRDIKNDDNLLIVLSRKEQLSYNSNMAKVPAYLNKFFSTNNFILVYPMQTGVAERSNVDLKNPSILEIEKLDEIGKTIASLFQRK; this comes from the coding sequence ATGATTTTAGTGTACCTTCTGGATACCACATTGCCTCTCACCAATCCGGTATTGAAATTCCTGTTAATATTGATTATCATTTTGTTTGCTCCCATACTGCTGAACAAACTGAAAATCCCCCACTTACTGGGCTTGATCATCGCAGGAGCGGTGGTAGGGCCTAATGGCTTTAACCTGATGGAGCGGGACAGCAGTATCATCCTTTCAGGAACAGCAGGATTGCTGTACATTATGTTTCTCGCCGGACTTGAAATTGACTTGGCTGATTTTCAAAAGAATAGTCGCAAAAGTATCGTGTTTGGTTCCTATACTTTTATCATTCCTATGGTATTGGGTATACTTACCGGATTGTATGTTCTGGACTTTTCTGTACCTACTTCAGTATTACTCGCCAGTATGTTTGCTTCGCATACGCTGATTGCTTATCCGCTGGTGAGTAAATTTGGCGTTGCAAAAAATAAAGCAGTGAATATCACGGTAGGGGGCACAATGATTACAGATACACTTGCGCTACTGGTACTGGCAGTGATTGTAGGCATGTCTGCCGGAGAGGTAAATAATGCATTTTGGTTAAGATTAGGCTTATCAGTCCTGGTTTTTGGATGTATCGTAATATTTCTGTTTCCTATCATCGGAAGATGGTTTTTTAAGAATTTTGACGACAATGTCTCTCAGTACATTTTTGTGTTAGTGATGGTATTTTTGGGTGCTTTTCTGGCAGAAGCAGCAGGCATTGAAGCCATTATCGGAGCCTTTCTCGCTGGCCTGGCACTCAACCGCCTGATACCCCGCACCTCACCTCTGATGAACAGGGTAGAATTTGTAGGCAACGCCATATTTATCCCTTTTTTCCTGATCGGTGTAGGTATGCTGATTGATTATAAGATTTTTTTTCAAGGCTTCGAAACCATTAAAGTAGCGCTGGTCATGACAGTGGTGGCAACCCTCTCAAAATTTCTTGCCGCCTGGCTCACCCAGAAGACCTTTCGCTTTTCGGTAGATGAACGGAGACTGATTTTCGGGCTGAGTAATGCACAGGCGGCGGCCACACTGGCAGCCGTATTGATTGGGTACAACATTATTCTGGGTGAGAGTGCCAGTGGTGAACCCATTAGGTTGCTGAATGAGAGTGTCCTGAACGGTACCATCCTGATGATCTTGATCACCTGTACTATTGCCTCATTTGAAGCACAAAAAGGAGCGCAAAATATAGCTTTACAGGAAGCTTCAGAGAGTATTGATAATGAAGAGGAAATAGAAGAGAGAATACTCATTCCGATACGGAATGCCAGTACCATTGATGAACTTATTAATTTAAGCATTACTGTAAAATCTAAGAAAAACAAAGAAGGGCTATATGCACTAAGTGTGATAGACAATAATAACTCGGATAGTGCGGCTGACAAAAACGCACAAAAGATATTGCACCAGGCTTCGGTCATTGCTTCTGCTACCGACAATAAGCTCCATACACTCTTACGTTACGACCTCAATATTGGAAATGGAATCACCAGTGTGGTGAGAGAACATAAGATTACAGACCTGATCTTAGGCTTACATGCTAAAACAGGAATATCAGATTCATTTTTAGGTAACCTGACTGAGGGCATTCTTTCCAAATGTAATACAACCACTTTGATTTATAAGTCAGTACAACCTTTATCAACCATCAAAAGACATTTGATCATTGTACCGGATAAAGCGGAAAAAGAGATTGGGTTTCCTTTCTGGCTGGTCAAGGTCTGGAACATCGGCAGAAATACCGGGGCAAGGCTTGTGTTTTATGCTACTGAAAATACACTCAAATATATTAAAGAAGTGCAGGATAAGCATCCTGTATCAGCTGACTTCAACGTTTTTAACGATTGGAGTGAATTTTTGATCCTTTCCAGGGACATCAAGAATGATGATAACCTGCTGATTGTGCTAAGCAGGAAAGAGCAGCTTTCTTACAACAGCAATATGGCCAAAGTACCGGCCTATCTGAATAAATTCTTTAGTACAAATAACTTTATTCTGGTATACCCCATGCAAACTGGTGTGGCAGAACGTTCCAATGTAGATCTCAAAAACCCTTCTATCTTAGAAATAGAAAAGCTGGATGAAATTGGAAAAACCATTGCCAGCTTATTTCAAAGGAAATAA
- a CDS encoding DoxX family membrane protein, giving the protein MGAIIKLNKWANAHTNIGFDLLRVLLGSFLFYKGIDFMGQTGLIIELLDPVDTFGWTMIIVHYITMTHIFGGLLIIIGLLTRPAILLQLPVLVSAVLLNFLGEMVVINLVQASIALLLSVFFMIYGSGKHSVDYSLKMGM; this is encoded by the coding sequence ATGGGCGCAATCATCAAACTTAACAAATGGGCAAACGCACATACCAACATTGGTTTTGATCTGCTCCGCGTGCTTCTGGGTTCCTTTCTGTTCTACAAAGGAATTGACTTCATGGGCCAAACAGGATTAATCATTGAGTTGCTAGATCCTGTAGATACCTTTGGCTGGACTATGATTATTGTGCATTACATCACCATGACCCACATATTCGGAGGGCTTCTGATCATTATTGGTTTGCTTACCAGACCAGCTATCTTATTACAGCTTCCTGTTTTAGTCTCCGCTGTGCTGCTTAATTTTTTAGGTGAGATGGTGGTGATCAATCTCGTTCAGGCCTCTATCGCCTTGTTGCTCTCTGTTTTCTTTATGATCTACGGCTCAGGCAAGCATTCTGTAGATTATAGCCTGAAAATGGGTATGTAA
- a CDS encoding SET domain-containing protein, whose translation MIHPDVELRHISEEIGYGIFAKKFIPKGTITYVQDSLEIEVPPTEVKNYSKAMQEVIEKYSFIDERGYRIISWDVAKYVNHCCQCNTISTGYGFEIAITDIYPGEQITDEYGIFNMEQAMPLFCDKEGCRKHVRPQDFDHYYPVWDKKILTALHLLREVPQPLMHLLEGEDKEALEAYFDDPKHYKSVYSMKYKHV comes from the coding sequence ATGATACACCCGGATGTAGAACTGAGACATATCAGTGAAGAGATTGGCTACGGCATATTTGCCAAAAAATTCATCCCTAAAGGAACCATTACTTACGTACAGGACAGCCTGGAAATTGAAGTCCCACCCACTGAGGTAAAAAACTACAGCAAAGCCATGCAGGAAGTGATAGAAAAGTACTCTTTTATAGATGAGAGAGGGTACCGGATTATCAGTTGGGATGTCGCCAAATACGTCAACCACTGCTGCCAGTGCAACACGATTAGCACCGGCTACGGCTTTGAGATTGCCATTACGGATATCTACCCTGGTGAGCAGATTACCGATGAGTACGGTATCTTCAACATGGAACAGGCGATGCCTCTTTTTTGTGATAAAGAAGGTTGTAGAAAGCACGTAAGGCCACAGGATTTTGACCATTACTATCCGGTATGGGATAAGAAGATCCTGACAGCCCTACACCTGCTCAGGGAAGTACCCCAACCGCTGATGCATCTGCTGGAAGGAGAAGATAAAGAAGCACTGGAAGCTTATTTTGATGATCCAAAACACTACAAATCAGTATACAGCATGAAATACAAACATGTCTAG
- a CDS encoding lipopolysaccharide biosynthesis protein, with protein MGILQRQTIKSTIYIYAGVLIGFVTSALIYPKFLTESEIGVIGLLVSWSSIFAQLATLGFGGATIKFFPYFRDKNKQHHGFLFLMLLVVLSGFGIFLIIFFLLRSWMIQDAGAASLFVNYIDLLIPFTFFSLAFTMLDMYNRALYNASTGSLLNETVSRLMVLFLVGLFIWDVYNFSGYVLWYVLSRAVLVLMLLVFLIMKREISLRPDFSLLKSDLRKSMISLSLFSLITGFGNLAIIRIDSIMINSFYSDAEVGIYLTTFYFGTLVLLPSRALRGIAPTLVADAIKNADLRAVDRMYTKSTVTQLVAGCFFFLGIWTNIDNIFEILPESFEAGKYVILFVGLMNIIRMGSGINDVIIGYSEYYRVNTYIMLGWVALIILTNIWLLPVMGISGAALASLISVVIVNLVRFVFLYKKFGFQPYSKAHLIILAITIATYLMVYWIPALPSYILDILMRGVLVTLIFTTAIYFSKTDVEINKLIENYLHKAIRFFR; from the coding sequence TTGGGCATACTACAGCGACAGACCATCAAGTCTACCATTTATATTTATGCTGGCGTACTGATAGGTTTTGTCACCAGCGCTCTGATCTATCCCAAATTCCTGACCGAATCAGAGATTGGTGTGATTGGACTGCTGGTATCCTGGAGTTCTATCTTTGCCCAACTGGCCACTTTGGGTTTTGGTGGCGCTACCATCAAGTTTTTCCCTTACTTCAGAGACAAAAATAAGCAGCATCATGGCTTCTTGTTTTTGATGCTGCTGGTCGTACTGAGCGGTTTTGGCATTTTTCTCATCATTTTTTTCTTACTCAGATCCTGGATGATTCAGGATGCCGGAGCAGCCTCACTTTTTGTAAACTACATTGATCTGCTGATTCCTTTTACATTTTTTTCCCTGGCTTTTACCATGCTGGATATGTACAATCGTGCGCTGTACAATGCTTCTACCGGATCTTTGCTCAACGAAACTGTTTCCCGGCTCATGGTACTTTTCCTGGTGGGTCTTTTCATCTGGGACGTATACAATTTTTCAGGCTATGTGCTTTGGTATGTACTTTCCCGCGCTGTGCTGGTGCTTATGCTGTTGGTTTTCCTTATTATGAAAAGAGAAATCAGCCTTCGCCCGGATTTTAGCTTGCTCAAGTCCGATCTTCGCAAAAGCATGATCAGTCTCAGTCTTTTTAGTTTGATCACAGGTTTTGGTAACCTTGCCATCATCAGAATTGATAGCATCATGATCAACAGCTTTTATTCGGATGCAGAAGTGGGGATTTATCTGACTACTTTTTACTTCGGTACCCTGGTATTGCTCCCCTCGCGAGCGCTGAGAGGCATTGCTCCTACCCTGGTTGCCGATGCTATCAAGAATGCAGATTTACGAGCAGTGGATCGTATGTATACCAAGAGTACGGTCACGCAACTGGTTGCCGGATGTTTTTTCTTTTTGGGAATCTGGACCAATATTGACAATATTTTTGAAATCTTACCCGAATCATTTGAAGCAGGCAAATATGTAATCTTATTCGTTGGCCTGATGAATATCATTCGTATGGGCAGCGGTATCAATGATGTCATTATAGGATATTCTGAGTATTATCGGGTCAACACATACATTATGCTGGGCTGGGTAGCCCTGATTATCCTGACCAATATATGGCTGCTTCCTGTGATGGGCATTAGTGGCGCAGCGCTAGCCTCGCTCATCTCCGTTGTCATCGTCAACTTGGTAAGGTTTGTATTTTTGTATAAGAAATTTGGGTTTCAACCTTATAGCAAAGCCCACCTGATCATTTTAGCCATCACAATTGCTACCTATCTGATGGTTTACTGGATTCCCGCTTTGCCTTCCTACATTTTAGATATTCTGATGAGAGGCGTGCTGGTTACCCTGATTTTTACCACTGCTATTTATTTCTCCAAAACAGACGTTGAAATCAACAAGCTAATAGAAAATTACCTGCACAAAGCAATTCGGTTTTTTAGATAG
- a CDS encoding S9 family peptidase, with protein MKLTLRQLPLMLLFCLGINFSVQAQKKPLTHEVYDDWKSIHASLISNDGQHMLYVVNPALGDGNLHVRDIQQGKEQIYARGANPSFTYDSRYAIFLVQPQYDSVHQAKLKKAKEEALPKDSLVVLNLNNQQIYRHERVQSYKLPEKAGGWVAFLMEAPLPEKDSTEADSTSAEDTLFAIQADDKDKDKPKGSELVLLKLESGEEQRFKGVKEYLFAENSSKLLFSTVKDSTQSAGVFAFDTENEELSVLDSGKVSYQHLAMSKDGLRAAFLASEDSLKAEERYFTLYLYDSTLLLVADTLSEGVPEGWMVSENEAPFFSEDANKLFFGTAPRPEKYAYEEDTTLLEEERVKVDIWTWKDPLIQPMQKLQAEDEMKRDYMAMYNISLQQLTQLADEEVPDIHFDVEKRLPYALGYSELPYQQQMSWDYPFHRDVYLVDLERGERTQIVTNTSGYPELSPAAKYVYWYEAADSSWHAYEISSGQTINLTEEIDANFYDETHDSPSLPGGYGSAGWTEGDEHFLVYDYYDIWKVNPKTREATNLTDGYGRKNEIALRYQQLDPEAYFIPASDEILLEAFHRTDKQSGFYKEHTSRSRTPQLLVMDDYAFSFDQKAKNSNDLLFRKSSFTEFPDLWHSTLEFNNPKKISDANPQQKDYLWGSVELLSWQSADGIPLQGMLYKPENFDPAQKYPMLVYFYERYSDNLHRHLAPEPHRSTINFTFYTSRGYLVFVPDIVYKKGYPGESALNAVVSGTLHVSQQDFVDKERIGLQGHSWGGYQVAYIVTRSNMFRAAEAGAPVVNMTSAYGGIRWGTGMSRMFQYERTQSRIGGSLWEYPLRYIENSPLFFADKIETPLLILHNDEDGAVPWEQGIEFFMALRRLGKPAWMLNYNGEPHWPLKYQNRKDFARRMQQFFDYYLKDEPMPEWMKEGIPATLKGRTLRYELSEE; from the coding sequence ATGAAATTGACACTACGCCAACTACCATTGATGCTATTATTTTGCCTGGGCATAAACTTTTCTGTACAAGCCCAGAAAAAGCCACTTACGCACGAGGTATATGATGACTGGAAATCTATCCATGCTTCGCTGATCTCCAATGATGGGCAACATATGCTTTATGTGGTGAACCCAGCCCTGGGAGATGGCAATTTGCATGTCAGGGATATACAACAGGGAAAAGAACAAATCTATGCCCGGGGAGCAAACCCTTCCTTTACTTACGACAGCCGTTATGCGATTTTTCTAGTACAACCCCAGTACGATTCAGTACATCAGGCCAAACTAAAAAAAGCAAAAGAAGAAGCGTTGCCTAAAGATTCTCTTGTTGTGTTGAACCTGAATAATCAACAAATATACCGTCATGAGCGGGTACAATCATATAAGCTGCCCGAAAAAGCCGGGGGCTGGGTAGCGTTTCTGATGGAAGCACCTTTACCAGAGAAAGATTCTACGGAAGCCGATAGCACTTCTGCTGAAGACACACTTTTTGCTATCCAAGCGGATGATAAAGACAAAGACAAGCCTAAAGGCAGCGAGTTGGTTTTACTAAAGTTGGAAAGCGGAGAAGAGCAACGATTTAAAGGAGTAAAAGAATATCTCTTTGCCGAGAATAGCAGCAAACTCTTGTTCAGCACTGTAAAAGATTCTACCCAAAGTGCAGGTGTTTTCGCTTTTGATACTGAAAATGAGGAACTAAGTGTATTGGATAGTGGTAAAGTTTCGTATCAGCATTTGGCCATGAGTAAGGACGGACTTAGGGCAGCTTTCCTGGCCAGTGAAGATAGCCTGAAAGCAGAAGAGCGCTATTTTACTCTTTATCTCTACGATAGTACGCTTCTGTTAGTAGCAGACACTTTAAGTGAGGGCGTTCCCGAAGGCTGGATGGTGAGTGAAAATGAGGCTCCTTTTTTCTCTGAAGATGCAAACAAACTGTTTTTTGGTACTGCTCCACGTCCTGAAAAGTATGCCTATGAAGAGGATACCACCCTCCTGGAAGAGGAACGGGTAAAAGTAGATATCTGGACCTGGAAAGACCCGCTGATCCAGCCTATGCAAAAGCTACAGGCGGAGGATGAAATGAAGAGAGACTATATGGCCATGTACAATATCTCTCTCCAACAGTTGACCCAATTAGCCGATGAAGAGGTGCCCGACATACATTTTGATGTGGAGAAACGCCTGCCTTATGCACTTGGGTACAGTGAGCTGCCTTACCAGCAGCAAATGTCCTGGGACTACCCTTTTCATCGAGATGTGTATCTGGTGGATTTGGAGCGTGGAGAACGAACGCAGATAGTCACCAATACATCGGGCTATCCCGAGCTTTCTCCGGCTGCCAAATATGTGTACTGGTATGAAGCGGCTGATAGCAGCTGGCATGCTTATGAGATCAGCAGTGGACAAACCATCAACCTGACTGAAGAGATTGATGCTAATTTCTATGATGAGACACACGATAGCCCGTCTCTGCCCGGAGGTTATGGTTCTGCCGGATGGACTGAGGGAGATGAACACTTTCTGGTTTACGATTACTACGATATCTGGAAGGTGAATCCTAAGACCAGAGAAGCTACGAACCTAACAGATGGCTACGGTAGAAAGAACGAGATTGCATTACGCTACCAGCAGCTTGATCCCGAAGCCTATTTTATCCCAGCCAGTGATGAAATTTTGCTGGAGGCTTTTCATCGCACCGACAAACAGAGTGGGTTTTATAAGGAACATACCAGCCGTAGCCGTACACCTCAGCTACTTGTGATGGATGACTATGCTTTCAGTTTTGACCAGAAAGCCAAAAACAGTAACGATCTTCTCTTTCGCAAATCCAGCTTTACAGAATTTCCCGACCTCTGGCACAGTACGCTAGAGTTCAATAACCCAAAGAAGATCAGTGATGCCAATCCGCAGCAGAAAGATTATTTGTGGGGTTCGGTAGAACTGCTATCCTGGCAATCGGCAGATGGCATACCTCTGCAGGGCATGCTTTATAAGCCGGAGAACTTTGATCCTGCACAGAAGTACCCGATGCTGGTATACTTCTACGAGCGTTATTCTGATAATCTTCACCGCCATCTGGCTCCTGAACCGCATCGCTCTACCATCAACTTTACCTTTTACACTAGCCGCGGATATCTGGTTTTTGTACCGGATATTGTATACAAAAAAGGTTATCCCGGCGAAAGTGCGTTGAATGCCGTAGTCTCCGGTACTTTGCATGTGAGTCAGCAGGACTTTGTTGATAAGGAGCGTATTGGTTTGCAAGGCCACAGCTGGGGTGGTTATCAGGTGGCCTACATTGTGACCCGCTCCAATATGTTCAGAGCAGCGGAAGCCGGAGCTCCAGTGGTAAACATGACTTCTGCCTACGGCGGTATCCGCTGGGGTACGGGCATGAGCCGTATGTTTCAGTATGAGCGTACCCAGAGCAGGATAGGAGGCAGCCTTTGGGAATATCCTTTGCGCTATATTGAGAATTCACCCCTCTTCTTTGCAGATAAAATAGAAACGCCACTACTGATTTTGCACAATGATGAAGATGGTGCCGTTCCCTGGGAGCAGGGCATAGAGTTCTTTATGGCTTTGCGACGCCTGGGAAAACCAGCCTGGATGCTCAACTACAATGGAGAGCCCCACTGGCCCCTTAAGTACCAAAACCGCAAAGACTTTGCCCGCCGGATGCAGCAGTTTTTTGACTATTACCTCAAAGACGAACCTATGCCCGAATGGATGAAAGAAGGTATTCCTGCTACATTGAAAGGCAGAACCTTAAGGTATGAGCTAAGTGAAGAGTAG
- a CDS encoding GNAT family N-acetyltransferase: MAKIEVKTFTENDWLEYIDDLAALEIEVFRSYPYLYDVSLEYEREYLKTYAESEQSGMIIAFDGSKVIGASTCIPMVEVEDEVKKPFEESDYPIQKVLYLGESVLLKNYRKRGIGVAFYEQREQHAQDLNMDLTAFCCIIRPDNHPLKPEGYRPLDKFWVKRGYQKQPDMKATMVWKDVHQEEESKKKLVFWVKELQNENIQPGNESEYALNKAIKMDEMLRE, encoded by the coding sequence ATGGCAAAAATAGAAGTAAAAACATTTACAGAAAACGATTGGCTGGAATATATTGATGATTTGGCAGCCCTGGAAATTGAAGTATTCAGAAGTTACCCTTACCTGTACGATGTGTCCCTGGAATACGAAAGAGAGTATCTGAAGACTTATGCTGAAAGCGAGCAGAGTGGGATGATTATCGCTTTTGACGGCTCAAAAGTAATTGGTGCCTCTACCTGTATTCCGATGGTTGAAGTGGAGGATGAAGTAAAGAAACCTTTCGAGGAGTCTGATTACCCCATTCAAAAAGTTTTGTACCTGGGAGAATCTGTCTTGTTAAAGAACTATCGGAAGCGGGGTATAGGCGTTGCTTTTTATGAACAACGCGAACAGCATGCCCAGGATCTAAACATGGACCTGACTGCTTTTTGCTGTATCATCAGACCTGATAATCATCCGCTTAAACCTGAAGGCTACCGTCCTCTGGATAAGTTCTGGGTCAAGCGGGGCTACCAGAAACAGCCGGACATGAAGGCAACCATGGTATGGAAAGATGTACACCAGGAGGAAGAAAGCAAGAAAAAACTTGTGTTTTGGGTAAAGGAATTACAGAATGAAAATATCCAGCCCGGCAACGAATCAGAGTATGCATTGAACAAGGCTATCAAGATGGATGAGATGCTGCGTGAGTAA